One genomic region from Jilunia laotingensis encodes:
- the hutI gene encoding imidazolonepropionase, whose product MGENLIIFNAKIVTPLGFSSRKGKEMAQLHIIENGTVEVTDGVITYVGENRGEDCDGFHHHFWHYNARGKCLLPGFVDSHTHFVFGGERAEEFSWRLKGESYMSIMERGGGIASTMNATRELNFIKMRSKAEGFLKKMSAMGVTTVEGKSGYGLDRDTELLQLKVMRSLNNDEHKRVDVVSTFLGAHAIPPEYAGRGDEYVDFIIKEMLPAVRENDLAECCDVFCEQGVFSIEQSRRLLTAAKEQGFLLKLHADEIVSLGGAELSAELKALSADHLLHASDVGIRAMADAGVVATLLPLTAFALKEPYARGREMIDAGCAVALATDLNPGSCFSGSIPLTFALACIYMKLSIEEAITALTLNGAAALNRADRIGSIEVGKQGDFVILDSNDYNILPYYIGMNCVNTTVKRGTLYPVA is encoded by the coding sequence ATGGGAGAAAATCTGATTATATTTAATGCAAAGATTGTAACTCCACTTGGTTTCTCATCTAGGAAGGGTAAGGAGATGGCACAGTTGCACATCATAGAAAACGGTACGGTAGAAGTGACGGATGGTGTGATTACCTATGTCGGTGAAAACCGTGGTGAAGATTGTGACGGCTTTCATCACCATTTCTGGCATTACAATGCCCGCGGTAAATGCTTGTTGCCGGGTTTTGTTGATTCACATACTCATTTTGTATTCGGAGGAGAACGTGCTGAAGAGTTTTCTTGGCGCTTAAAAGGTGAAAGTTACATGTCCATCATGGAACGTGGCGGTGGCATAGCCAGTACAATGAACGCTACCCGGGAGTTGAATTTTATTAAGATGCGTTCGAAGGCAGAAGGCTTCTTGAAAAAGATGAGTGCTATGGGCGTTACTACCGTAGAGGGTAAAAGCGGCTACGGACTTGATCGCGATACGGAACTTCTGCAATTGAAAGTGATGCGCAGTCTGAACAATGATGAACACAAGCGGGTAGATGTCGTGTCTACTTTTTTGGGAGCGCACGCAATTCCTCCCGAATATGCCGGGCGTGGTGACGAATATGTTGATTTTATCATTAAAGAAATGCTTCCTGCCGTTCGTGAAAATGATCTTGCTGAATGTTGCGATGTATTTTGTGAACAAGGAGTTTTTTCTATCGAACAATCCCGCCGTCTATTGACTGCTGCTAAAGAACAAGGTTTCCTATTGAAACTACATGCCGATGAAATTGTCTCTTTGGGTGGTGCTGAACTGTCAGCCGAGCTGAAAGCTTTGTCTGCCGATCATTTGCTCCATGCTTCAGATGTCGGTATTCGAGCTATGGCTGATGCCGGAGTGGTTGCTACATTGCTTCCCTTGACGGCATTTGCACTAAAAGAACCTTACGCTCGCGGGCGTGAAATGATAGATGCCGGTTGCGCTGTGGCATTGGCCACCGATTTGAATCCCGGTAGCTGTTTTTCCGGTTCCATTCCACTGACTTTTGCATTGGCTTGCATCTATATGAAACTCAGCATCGAGGAAGCTATTACCGCATTGACCCTGAACGGTGCAGCCGCGCTTAACCGTGCAGACCGTATCGGGAGTATTGAAGTCGGCAAGCAAGGAGATTTTGTCATCCTTGACTCAAACGATTACAATATCTTACCTTATTATATAGGTATGAATTGTGTAAATACAACGGTGAAGAGAGGTACTCTCTATCCGGTGGCTTAA
- a CDS encoding cyclodeaminase/cyclohydrolase family protein, with product MLVELTVKDFLDKVAGSDPVPGGGSIAALNGAIASALAAMVAGLTIGKKGYEEHEEAMQRIQSLAICQKDGFIADVDRDSEAYNKVFGCFKMPKATDEEKAARSAAIQEATRFAALVPMQVARNAYELMTIIAEVAGKGNRNAVTDACVAMMAARSAVLGALMNVRINLGSLKDKVFVEQLQSEADELERNACAKEKELLDAVNKDLRV from the coding sequence ATGTTAGTAGAATTAACCGTTAAAGACTTCTTGGATAAAGTTGCCGGAAGTGATCCTGTTCCCGGTGGAGGTAGTATTGCTGCACTGAATGGCGCTATTGCATCAGCGTTGGCGGCTATGGTAGCCGGTTTGACCATTGGTAAAAAAGGATATGAAGAACACGAAGAGGCCATGCAACGCATCCAGTCTCTTGCTATCTGTCAGAAAGATGGATTTATAGCTGATGTTGATCGTGATTCGGAAGCTTACAATAAAGTATTCGGATGTTTCAAAATGCCGAAAGCTACCGATGAAGAAAAGGCTGCCCGTAGTGCTGCTATTCAGGAGGCAACCAGGTTTGCTGCTCTGGTTCCCATGCAGGTAGCTCGCAATGCTTATGAATTGATGACTATCATTGCTGAAGTGGCCGGTAAAGGGAATCGCAATGCGGTTACCGATGCTTGTGTTGCCATGATGGCTGCCCGTTCTGCTGTACTAGGCGCTTTGATGAATGTCCGTATCAATCTTGGTTCATTGAAAGACAAAGTATTTGTTGAACAACTTCAATCCGAGGCTGATGAGTTGGAACGTAATGCTTGTGCAAAGGAGAAAGAATTATTGGATGCTGTCAACAAAGATTTAAGAGTATGA
- the hutH gene encoding histidine ammonia-lyase: MKNVYYVGSGELTFEIIERIINENLKLELAPEAKLRIQRCRDYLDQKTATSDVPLYGITTGFGSLCNKNISTDELGTLQENLIKSHACSVGEEIRPVVIKLMMLFKAHALSLGHSGVQVITVQRILDFFNNDVMPIVYDRGSLGASGDLAPLANLFLPLIGVGDVYYKGKKREAISVLDEFGWEPVKLQSKEGLALLNGTQFMSANGVFAILKAFRLSKRADLIAALSLEAFDGRIEPFMDCIQQIRPHKGQIETGEAFRNLLEGSELIARPKTHVQDPYSFRCIPQVHGATKDAIRYVASVLLTEINSVTDNPTIFPDEDRIISGGNFHGQPLAISYDFLAIALAELGNISERRVAQLIMGLRGLPEFLVANPGLNSGFMIPQYAAASMVSQNKMYCYAASSDSIVSSNGQEDHVSMGANAATKLYKIMDNLEHILAIELMNAAQGVEFRRPDKTSPRLERFLAEYRKEVPFVKDDIVMYKEIHKTVAFLNRTQFDY; encoded by the coding sequence ATGAAGAATGTATATTATGTAGGTTCCGGAGAACTTACTTTCGAAATCATCGAGCGCATTATCAATGAGAACCTGAAACTGGAACTTGCTCCCGAAGCTAAACTTCGCATTCAGCGTTGCCGTGATTACCTAGATCAGAAAACAGCTACCTCGGATGTTCCACTTTATGGCATTACCACCGGCTTCGGATCTCTGTGTAATAAGAATATCTCTACTGACGAGTTGGGAACTTTACAGGAAAATCTCATCAAGAGCCATGCTTGTAGTGTCGGTGAGGAAATTCGTCCGGTTGTCATTAAGTTGATGATGCTTTTCAAAGCACATGCATTATCTTTAGGGCATAGTGGAGTACAGGTCATTACCGTGCAACGTATTCTCGATTTCTTCAACAACGATGTGATGCCGATCGTTTACGATCGTGGTTCACTCGGTGCTTCAGGTGATTTGGCTCCATTAGCGAATCTTTTCTTGCCGCTTATCGGAGTTGGCGATGTTTATTACAAAGGAAAGAAACGCGAAGCTATCAGTGTACTTGATGAATTTGGCTGGGAACCGGTTAAGTTGCAAAGTAAAGAAGGACTTGCTTTACTGAATGGAACCCAATTCATGAGTGCCAACGGTGTGTTTGCCATTCTTAAAGCTTTCCGCCTTTCAAAGAGAGCCGATTTGATTGCTGCTCTTTCTCTTGAAGCTTTTGACGGACGTATCGAACCTTTCATGGACTGTATCCAGCAGATTCGTCCCCACAAAGGTCAGATCGAAACAGGTGAAGCTTTCCGCAATTTACTTGAAGGTAGTGAACTGATTGCTCGTCCTAAGACGCATGTGCAGGATCCATACTCTTTCCGTTGCATTCCACAAGTTCATGGAGCAACGAAAGATGCCATTCGTTATGTAGCTTCCGTATTGTTGACCGAGATTAACTCAGTAACTGACAATCCTACCATTTTCCCCGACGAAGACCGGATTATCTCTGGTGGAAACTTTCACGGTCAGCCACTTGCTATCTCTTATGATTTTCTTGCCATTGCTCTTGCCGAACTTGGAAACATCTCCGAACGTCGTGTAGCACAGCTTATCATGGGACTTCGTGGGCTACCTGAATTCCTGGTTGCCAATCCTGGTTTGAATTCCGGTTTTATGATACCGCAATATGCTGCCGCTTCTATGGTAAGTCAGAATAAAATGTATTGCTATGCTGCTTCCAGTGATTCAATTGTTTCTTCAAATGGTCAAGAAGATCATGTAAGTATGGGAGCGAATGCTGCTACCAAGCTTTATAAAATAATGGATAATCTTGAACACATTCTTGCAATTGAGTTAATGAATGCTGCGCAAGGAGTCGAATTCCGTCGGCCGGATAAAACTTCGCCAAGACTAGAACGTTTCCTTGCAGAGTATCGCAAAGAAGTACCGTTTGTAAAAGACGATATTGTGATGTATAAAGAGATACATAAAACGGTGGCCTTCCTAAATCGTACTCAGTTTGACTATTAA
- a CDS encoding TetR/AcrR family transcriptional regulator: MMSDSAKETSNRAELRDRIIVKATEAFTLNGIKSITMDDIATSLGISKRTLYEVFEDKETLLKEVVLRNEREQNEFLTTLISESSNVLEVILICFQKSIEVFHNTNKRFFEDLKKYPKVYNMMKNNREKDSESTIAFFKTGVEQGIFRDDVNFAIINLLLHEQFDLLLNTDICNEYPFIEVYESIMFTFIRGIATEKGAQVLEKFIQEYRKNRIERTEHHSSGVTNN, encoded by the coding sequence ATGATGAGTGACAGTGCAAAAGAAACCTCTAACAGAGCAGAATTGAGAGATAGAATTATAGTAAAAGCTACTGAGGCATTTACTTTGAATGGAATCAAAAGTATAACGATGGATGATATAGCTACTTCGTTGGGTATATCTAAACGTACACTTTATGAAGTGTTTGAGGACAAAGAAACATTGTTGAAAGAAGTTGTTTTGCGGAATGAAAGAGAGCAGAATGAGTTTTTGACAACTCTTATTTCTGAATCAAGTAATGTATTGGAAGTAATATTGATTTGCTTTCAGAAAAGCATAGAAGTATTTCATAATACTAACAAGCGCTTTTTTGAAGATTTGAAGAAATATCCTAAGGTTTACAATATGATGAAGAATAACCGTGAAAAAGACTCAGAAAGTACGATTGCTTTTTTCAAGACTGGGGTAGAACAGGGTATTTTTCGGGATGATGTGAATTTTGCAATTATAAACCTGTTGTTGCACGAACAGTTTGATTTATTACTGAATACGGATATTTGCAATGAATATCCTTTCATTGAGGTGTATGAATCCATCATGTTTACTTTTATTCGCGGCATTGCAACAGAAAAAGGAGCGCAGGTTTTAGAGAAATTCATACAGGAGTATAGAAAAAACAGGATAGAACGGACAGAGCATCACTCTTCCGGGGTTACAAACAACTAA